The Erwinia billingiae Eb661 nucleotide sequence CAACGGCAAGGTCGATCCGGCCAACCCGTTCGCCAAAGATGCCCGCGTGCGTGAAGCCTTCTCACTGGCTATCGATCGCGATGCGCTAAATCAGGTGGCGTTTGAAGGCGTATATACCCCGGCCAATCAGGCGTTTTCCCCGGTCAGTCCCTATCACGTCAAACTGCCGATCGCCCCGCGTGATGTGGAAAAAGCCAGGGCCCTGCTGGCCGCCGCGGGCGTGAAAACGCCGGTTAACGTCACGCTGCTGGTCACCAATAACCCCACCTCTCAGCAGGTCGGTCAGGTGATCCAGGCGATGGTTAGCGAGGCGGGCTTTAACGTCAATCTGCAAATGAGCGAGTTCGCTTCCCTGCTGGATCGTCAGCAGCGCGGAGACTATCAGCTCAGCCTGTCTGGCTGGTCGGGTCGTCCCGATCCGGACGGCAGCATCTTCTCGTTTATCAACAGCAAAGGCACCCTCAACGACGGTCGTTACAGTAATCCGCAGGTGGACAGCTGGCTGACCGAAGCCCGCCAGACCAACGATCAGGCCACCCGCCAGGCGCTGTATGACAAGGTGGTGAAGCAGCTACAAACCGATGTGCCGATTGCCTATCTCTACTTTGAGCCGCGCATTTTTGGCATGAACAAGAAACTGCAGGGCTTTAAGGCCTGGCCGGACGGGCTGGTACGCCTGGCTGGCGTGAAGATGGCCCCGTAAGCCGGAGAGCGACAATGCTGGAATTGATCTGTAAACGCCTGCTGCTGGCGATCCCGACGCTGTTCCTGGTGAGCATTATGGTGTTCTCGTTGCAGAAACTGCTGCCGGGCGACCCGGTGCTGGCGATGGCGGGCGAAGAGCGCGATCCGGCGGTGATTGCCCAACTGCGCGAGCAGTATCACCTGAACGATCCGCTGCCCACGCAGTACCTCTACTGGCTGGGCAATGCGCTGCGCGGTGATCTCGGCACCTCGTTACGTACCCAGGAGCCGGTCACCGCACTGATTGCCAGCAAGCTGCCGGTGACGCTGGAGCTGTCGCTGCTGGCGATGATTGTGGCGCTGGTGGTCGGCATCAGCATGGGGATTATTGCCGCGGTGCGCAAAAACAGCTGGGTTGATCACACCACCAACTTTGTCGCGCTTTCGGGCATCTCGGTGCCGCACTTCTGGCTGGGCATCCTGCTGATTTTGCTGTTTTCGGTGCATCTTCAGTGGCTGCCCGCCTCGGGCTATGTCTCGCTCAGCGAGAGCCTGTCGCAGAACCTGAAAACCCTGCTGCTACCGGCGCTGGTGCTGGGCACCGGGCTGGCGGCGACGCTGATGCGCCACACCCGCGCCTCGATGATTGCGGTGCTGAAGGCGGATTATATCCGCACCGCCCGAGCGAAAGGCCTGCTGCCCAACAAAGTGATCCTCAAGCACGCCTTTCGCAATGCGCTGGTGCCGGTGATCACCCTGACCACCCTGCTGTTTGGCGAACTGCTGGGCGGCGCGGTGCTGACCGAGCAGGTATTCACCCTGCCGGGCTTCGGCAAAATGATCGTTGATGCGGTGTTCAACCGGGATTACGCCGTGGTTCAGGGCGTGGTGCTGGTGGTGGCGATAGGCTTTCTGCTGCTCAACCTGCTGGCGGACGTGCTCTACGTGCTGATTAACCCGAAAATGCGAGGCTGACGATGAGTGAAGTTCTGGCTGCCGGCAGCGCCGCTGCGCTGCGTAAACCGACCAACCGCGTGCTGAAGAAATTCCTCGGCAATAATAGCGCGGTGATTGGCGCGGTGATTGTGATTTTCTTTGTGCTGATCGCCCTGCTTGCGCCCTGGCTGGCGCCCTTTGACCCGACCAAAGCCGATTTTATGGCGGTGCGCAAAGCCCCGTCGGCCCTGCACTGGTTAGGCACTGACGAGCTGGGACGCGATCTGCTCTCCCGCCTGATTTGGGGCGCGCGGACCTC carries:
- a CDS encoding ABC transporter permease, with amino-acid sequence MLELICKRLLLAIPTLFLVSIMVFSLQKLLPGDPVLAMAGEERDPAVIAQLREQYHLNDPLPTQYLYWLGNALRGDLGTSLRTQEPVTALIASKLPVTLELSLLAMIVALVVGISMGIIAAVRKNSWVDHTTNFVALSGISVPHFWLGILLILLFSVHLQWLPASGYVSLSESLSQNLKTLLLPALVLGTGLAATLMRHTRASMIAVLKADYIRTARAKGLLPNKVILKHAFRNALVPVITLTTLLFGELLGGAVLTEQVFTLPGFGKMIVDAVFNRDYAVVQGVVLVVAIGFLLLNLLADVLYVLINPKMRG